A region of Oncorhynchus masou masou isolate Uvic2021 chromosome 29, UVic_Omas_1.1, whole genome shotgun sequence DNA encodes the following proteins:
- the si:ch211-269k10.4 gene encoding uncharacterized protein si:ch211-269k10.4: MASADIPMDILGPESEEQEYEEAGDQRGGPLIKYYQATELMPAPKGPLHDLMLKQPAVLGSLQMTSGLLSVAVGVVFAATRDASQSLLTMFRVAPFTGLLFFIAGLLSNLLFKFPRLLPVCLCVNIGSMVVAVVGGVLICVDLGMDMSPWNPNVQYHIKLEVLMLCVLVMEVTLSAVLSFWIRGAKRSHSL, encoded by the exons ATGGCTTCTGCAGACATCCCTATGGACATCCTGGGTCCTGAATCTGAGGAGCAGGAGTACGAGGAGGCCGGGGACCAGAGAGGAGGACCACTGATCAAGTATTACCAAGCAACTGAACTAATGCCTGCTCCCAAAGGACCACTCCATGACCTGATGCTGAAGCAGCCTGCTGTGTTGGGG TCTTTGCAGATGACGAGCGGTCTACTCAGTGTTGCAGTAGGAGTTGTGTTTGCTGCCACTCGGGATGCGAGCCAGTCCCTTTTAACCATGTTCAGAGTCGCGCCCTTCACTGGACTACTA ttcTTCATCGCTGGGTTGTTATCCAACCTGTTGTTCAAATTCCCCAGACTATTACCT GTGTGCCTGTGTGTCAACATTGGCAGCATGGTCGTAGCAGTCGTTGGAGGAGTGTTGATATGCGTTGACTTGGGCATGGACATGTCTCCCTGGAATCCCAATGTTCAATATCATATAAAG CTGGAGGTGCTGATGCTCTGTGtgttggtcatggaggtgaccctctctgctgtcctctccttctggatccgggGAGCGAAACGCAGCCATTCACTGTGA
- the LOC135521360 gene encoding E3 ubiquitin-protein ligase NHLRC1-like, whose product MADVPVPPSSLRTEGILLREIHVNLLECKVCFEKYNPRQKERRPQNLSCGHVLCLECVRALSHPVLKKLECPFCRQLCDVDSTSHCQALTDLQDLLLSRSPRSPVPHRVRGGSGWVGGLGSGALRLRSAFGGWGSLINPTGVAVFGSSGTVVVVHDGERRVVVFGPQGRRLHGFGRRGRGHGEVCHPVDVAVTPSGYVVVTDAGDGAVKVFTTRGSYVLAVWDSFQMPWGVDVDSCGHILVTDIQAGTLSQVVVDFARGVTLMNRAVITDLQRPKAVACCRVTGNIALVETLGLTTTQPPNGPWPTRLTIFNKDFNVLSQIDSFTLSLGTSVWPCMSAVAFDRDGDVIVTDSQRGLIWSLGKLQNGPVLTPLVSGDLVRPVGLVATAQNTLIVLDSGDHAVKMYSVHSDAILVQK is encoded by the coding sequence ATGGCTGATGTTCCTGTTCCTCCTTCCTCACTGAGAACAGAGGGGATCCTGCTGAGAGAGATCCACGTCAACCTGCTGGAGTGTAAAGTCTGCTTCGAGAAGTATAACCCACGGCAGAAGGAACGCCGGCCTCAGAACCTGTCCTGCGGCCATGTACTCTGTCTGGAATGTGTCCGGGCGCTCTCCCACCCCGTCCTCAAGAAGCTTGAGTGCCCTTTCTGCCGGCAGCTGTGTGACGTTGACAGCACCTCCCACTGCCAGGCGCTGACAGACCTCCAGGATCTTCTGCTCTCCCGCTCCCCCAGGTCACCTGTCCCTCATCGGGTCAGAGGAGGCAGCGGCTGGGTCGGAGGTCTGGGCTCTGGAGCTCTGCGGCTTCGCTCAGCCTTCGGGGGCTGGGGGTCCCTGATCAACCCCACGGGGGTGGCCGTGTTCGGGTCCTCTGGGACCGTTGTGGTGGTGCACGATGGAGAAAGGAGGGTGGTGGTATTCGGGCCTCAAGGCAGGCGGCTGCACGGGTTCGGGCGGAGGGGTCGCGGTCACGGGGAGGTGTGTCACCCGGTGGATGTGGCGGTGACTCCCAGCGGGTATGTGGTTGTGACGGATGCCGGTGACGGTGCAGTGAAAGTGTTCACCACCAGGGGGAGTTATGTTCTGGCGGTGTGGGACTCCTTCCAGATGCCCTGGGGGGTGGACGTGGACAGCTGTGGACATATCCTGGTCACTGACATCCAGGCCGGCACGCTCTCCCAGGTCGTGGTGGACTTTGCCCGTGGCGTGACTCTGATGAACCGAGCGGTCATAACCGACCTCCAGCGGCCCAAGGCAGTGGCATGCTGTCGGGTGACCGGGAACATCGCCCTGGTGGAGACACTGGGGctcaccaccacacaacctccaAATGGCCCCTGGCCTACCAGACTGACAATATTCAACAAAGACTTTAACGTGCTCTCTCAGATAGACAGCTTTACTCTGAGCCTGGGGACCTCCGTGTGGCCCTGCATGTCTGCTGTGGCCTTTGACAGGGACGGGGATGTGATCGTGACAGACTCCCAGCGTGGGTTGATTTGGAGTTTGGGAAAGCTCCAGAACGGCCCGGTCCTAACCCCCCTGGTCAGTGGAGACTTGGTTCGCCCGGTGGGGCTGGTCGCCACAGCACAGAACACGCTGATTGTTTTAGACAGTGGAGACCATGCAGTGAAGATGTATTCAGTTCACTCGGATGCTATTCTAGTCCAAAAATGA